One Deltaproteobacteria bacterium DNA window includes the following coding sequences:
- a CDS encoding DUF2332 domain-containing protein → MVADLLRLQAGWCDRLGSPLYARLLEHAATDVAAGGPVRELLRGHESDSPGSALALRLMGSMHRLVLEGQVPELAPYYPSVGGRADAEAAWPVFRTAVERHARALGMLLERPVQTNEVGRSSALLGGFLLVARTGLPLRLLEVGASAGLNLRWDLYRYECRGTAWGDPDSPVRLVETFEARLPPLDVPIRIATRRGCDRHPIDPASPEGERTLLSYVWADQLERIALLRGAIALARRVPVVIEAASAAGWTAAALQRPVHAVASVVFHSIFMQYLADDERERFVGEVEEAGRRATRDAPLAWLRMEPGAEGAEVRLKTWPAGEDRLIAISGFHGKPVRWLAD, encoded by the coding sequence GTGGTAGCCGACCTCCTTCGCCTGCAGGCGGGCTGGTGTGATCGGCTGGGCTCGCCGCTGTACGCGCGGCTGCTCGAGCATGCGGCCACGGACGTGGCGGCCGGCGGCCCGGTCCGGGAGCTGCTCCGTGGCCACGAGTCCGATTCGCCGGGCTCGGCGCTGGCGCTCCGGCTGATGGGCTCCATGCACCGGCTCGTGCTGGAGGGCCAGGTGCCGGAGCTGGCACCCTATTACCCGTCGGTCGGAGGCCGTGCCGACGCCGAGGCCGCCTGGCCGGTCTTCCGGACGGCGGTGGAGCGGCACGCTCGTGCGCTCGGGATGCTCCTCGAGCGCCCGGTCCAGACCAACGAGGTTGGCAGGTCGTCCGCGCTGCTCGGCGGCTTCCTCCTCGTCGCCCGAACCGGACTCCCCCTGCGGCTGCTCGAGGTCGGAGCGAGCGCCGGACTCAATCTGCGCTGGGACCTCTACCGCTACGAATGCCGTGGAACGGCGTGGGGCGATCCCGACTCGCCCGTACGGCTCGTCGAGACGTTCGAGGCGCGGCTTCCTCCCCTCGACGTTCCCATCCGGATCGCGACGCGCCGCGGCTGCGACCGGCATCCGATCGATCCCGCGTCGCCCGAAGGAGAGCGCACGCTCCTGTCCTACGTGTGGGCGGACCAGCTCGAGCGTATCGCCCTGCTGCGCGGCGCGATCGCCCTGGCGCGACGCGTGCCGGTCGTGATCGAGGCGGCGAGCGCCGCGGGCTGGACGGCGGCCGCGCTCCAGCGTCCCGTCCACGCCGTGGCGTCGGTCGTGTTCCACTCGATCTTCATGCAGTACCTGGCCGATGACGAGCGGGAGCGCTTCGTCGGGGAGGTGGAGGAGGCGGGACGGCGCGCCACCCGGGATGCGCCGCTCGCCTGGCTGCGCATGGAGCCCGGCGCGGAGGGGGCGGAGGTGCGGCTCAAGACGTGGCCCGCGGGCGAGGATCGCCTGATCGCGATCTCGGGCTTCCACGGCAAGCCCGTGCGCTGGCTGGCGGACTGA
- a CDS encoding type II toxin-antitoxin system VapC family toxin has translation MASPEADRASRRAPARARPGSRGPVIYVDTSVVLAELLAEDRSPPARLWESDLVSSRLLEYELWTRVHARKLTSTHGDAARAIVARIALLDLSPLVLGRALDPFPVAVRTLDAFHLASMDYLRGGGQTVVLASYDDRLVRAASALDFPLFE, from the coding sequence ATTGCCTCCCCGGAAGCCGATCGCGCCTCTCGCCGAGCTCCTGCGCGAGCTCGACCAGGATCGCGCGGACCGGTGATCTACGTCGACACCTCCGTGGTGCTGGCGGAGCTTCTCGCCGAGGATCGCTCGCCACCGGCGCGGCTCTGGGAGTCCGACCTCGTGTCGAGCCGACTGCTCGAGTACGAGCTCTGGACCCGGGTGCACGCGCGTAAGCTGACGTCCACCCACGGCGACGCGGCGCGCGCGATCGTGGCGAGGATCGCGTTGCTCGACCTCTCGCCGCTCGTCCTCGGACGGGCGCTCGACCCGTTTCCCGTCGCGGTCCGCACGCTCGACGCCTTCCATCTGGCGTCGATGGACTATCTCCGAGGGGGCGGTCAAACCGTCGTGCTCGCAAGCTATGACGACCGTCTCGTCCGCGCCGCCAGCGCGCTCGACTTCCCGCTCTTCGAGTGA
- a CDS encoding single-stranded DNA-binding protein: MSVNRVMLIGNLGKDPEVRFTPSGRAVARFPLATSEVWNDQEGQRQERTDWHNVVVWGKQAESCGQYLAKGRQVYVEGSIRTRQYDDKDGNRRYITEIIAQRVQFLGGGRGADTPRGLPEEPPPGPPSATDDDVPF, from the coding sequence ATGTCGGTGAACCGAGTGATGCTGATCGGCAACCTGGGGAAGGATCCCGAGGTGCGCTTCACACCGAGTGGACGCGCGGTCGCGCGCTTCCCGCTCGCCACGAGCGAGGTGTGGAACGACCAGGAGGGCCAGCGCCAGGAGCGGACGGACTGGCACAACGTGGTCGTCTGGGGAAAGCAGGCCGAGTCCTGCGGCCAGTACCTCGCCAAGGGCCGCCAGGTCTACGTCGAGGGGTCGATCCGCACCCGCCAGTACGACGACAAGGACGGCAACCGCCGCTACATCACCGAGATCATCGCGCAGCGGGTGCAGTTCCTCGGCGGCGGGCGCGGAGCCGACACGCCGCGCGGGCTTCCCGAGGAGCCGCCCCCCGGTCCGCCGAGCGCCACCGACGACGACGTCCCGTTCTGA
- the radC gene encoding DNA repair protein RadC: MRLLGVRERVLAAGASACSDAELLGLVLDGGAATPAAVSLAERMIGAAGGVERLDRLDRAAYAALGGLWPRRAALVRAALELGRRGAALPLTAGGPVRDAAAVYGHFRGRLPQLEREVFYVLLLDGKNRVQAEVHVSEGSLTAALVHPREVFCPAIRAAAAALILVHNHPSGDPTPSAEDAAITQRLRQVGELVGIRVLDHVVIGRGRYTSMAEEGRW, encoded by the coding sequence CTGCGGCTGCTCGGCGTGCGCGAGCGAGTCCTCGCGGCCGGCGCGTCCGCGTGCTCGGACGCGGAGCTCCTCGGCCTCGTGCTCGACGGCGGCGCGGCGACGCCGGCCGCCGTGTCGCTCGCGGAGCGGATGATCGGCGCCGCGGGCGGGGTCGAGCGGCTCGACCGTCTCGATCGCGCCGCGTACGCCGCGCTCGGCGGCCTCTGGCCGAGACGGGCCGCGCTGGTGCGCGCGGCGCTCGAGCTCGGCCGGCGGGGCGCGGCCCTGCCGCTCACCGCCGGCGGCCCGGTGCGCGACGCGGCGGCGGTCTACGGCCACTTCCGCGGGCGCCTCCCGCAGCTCGAACGCGAGGTGTTCTACGTCCTCCTCCTCGACGGCAAGAACCGCGTCCAGGCGGAGGTGCACGTCTCGGAGGGATCGCTGACCGCGGCCCTCGTCCATCCGCGCGAGGTCTTCTGCCCCGCCATCCGTGCCGCCGCCGCGGCGCTCATCCTGGTCCACAATCACCCGAGCGGCGATCCCACGCCGTCGGCCGAGGACGCTGCCATCACCCAGCGTCTGCGGCAGGTGGGGGAGCTCGTCGGCATCCGGGTGCTCGACCACGTGGTGATCGGCCGGGGACGCTACACGAGCATGGCCGAGGAGGGGCGGTGGTAG